In Phaeobacter gallaeciensis DSM 26640, a genomic segment contains:
- a CDS encoding translocation/assembly module TamB domain-containing protein, which produces MKHLLAALHPAALLSPLLFATTLTLAPTLPLAQEREESGGLLVDFLEDTLSGESRSIRVTGLEGALSSQATLEKLTVADSEGIWLTIEGAELDWNRLGLLRGDFSVNTLKADRIHVVRAPAAPLEDPDLPTPEAAPFQLPELPVSINIGEIKVGRLTLGQDLIGVAAVLSLDGSMSLADGTLDSALQIARLDRDSDRLDLKAGFANDTGTITVDMILEEDDGGLVSTALALPGGPDIRLALQGSGPVEDFSADLTLDTDGARRIGGTVVLAAAGDAPADPTQGSRPIGFRADLTGDITELVDPVYQPFFGPDMRARLHGQTRAMGGVMIDDLALTTQALDISGFVEVAAGGALESADLRADVTPPPGQEAVVLPVAGGSTTVADLSLRAEKPAGSDWTVAAKMERLNNPDLRLARAELEMTGTLDQTQSLSLDGQIAAALTGLVPTDPALAEALGSALTFDGRVTTDGPGALRITDMLLLGTDYGATGAMTIDGLESGLRIAADIEANAQNLARFSGLAGQSLDGRMTATAVGSATPLSGAFDIDLSVLGQDLSAGLKPVDDLIGGTTTIALKAARDEAGLRIDRFDLDAKALTAQANGQLGSTSGQLSLGATLKQLEKVLPQAPGPLAFSAEITRDNKTFSGVAELRGPKSSRAELTGQMTTNGDGDLQFDAAINALERFVPTLAGSLSAKGTASRRAGVWTFDGAAEGPAGLSADLDGTVSENKGDADITFDALVAEVQRFVPGLPGRLTAEGTARRRDGVWQINSRAIGPAGVTSTVAGSWDEVQGRADIDAKGQLRLEGLNPFISPNLIRGPAQFDLSLKGEPSLANLSGQIRTSGTSLAIPAAAQRIDAINATVSIARSRADIQLTAAPRDGGQLRVSGPVGLIAPFDAQLQIALANIGLSDQLSYETELSGALTLSGALIGTNRLSGRIDVGETNINLATAGGSVTAAPIPDIRHQGEPAEVRRTRSWAGLIDSGNGGSGGSGRTLLDVLISAPNRINARGRGVRAELGGQIQLRGSTANLAPAGQISLIRGTFDILGRRLALDEGQITLQGDLRPYLLLRSSAATSEGTATLELSGLIDSPSIKVTSDPERPSEEALALLLFGDNIQDLSPLALARLAGSVATLSGRGGSNRAEGKLRDETGASNVELGLDNLGAGLLDIGGYVSENVYTDFNVNTRGDSELSINLDVSKSLTVTGKVDGEGETGVGLFFKRDY; this is translated from the coding sequence TTGAAACATCTCCTCGCAGCCCTTCACCCTGCCGCTCTGCTGTCGCCACTGCTATTTGCGACCACATTGACCCTCGCCCCAACACTGCCCCTTGCGCAGGAGCGCGAAGAGTCCGGCGGCTTGCTGGTCGATTTTCTGGAAGACACGCTCTCCGGTGAGAGCCGCTCCATCCGCGTTACCGGACTGGAAGGGGCGCTGTCCTCACAAGCCACGCTCGAAAAGCTGACGGTGGCGGATAGCGAGGGCATCTGGCTGACCATCGAAGGCGCTGAGCTGGATTGGAACCGGCTGGGCCTGCTGCGCGGCGATTTCTCCGTCAATACGCTGAAGGCAGATCGCATCCATGTTGTGCGCGCCCCGGCTGCACCGCTGGAAGATCCGGATCTGCCAACCCCCGAGGCAGCGCCGTTCCAGCTGCCCGAGCTGCCGGTGTCGATCAACATAGGCGAAATCAAGGTGGGACGTCTCACCCTCGGGCAGGATCTGATCGGGGTTGCAGCTGTGCTGAGCCTTGATGGATCCATGAGCCTGGCCGATGGCACGCTCGACAGCGCCTTGCAGATCGCCCGCCTTGACCGTGACAGCGACCGGCTCGACCTCAAGGCCGGGTTTGCCAATGACACCGGCACGATCACCGTTGATATGATCCTGGAGGAGGACGATGGCGGGCTGGTTTCCACCGCATTGGCCCTGCCCGGCGGACCCGATATCCGTCTTGCCCTGCAAGGCAGCGGCCCGGTTGAGGATTTCAGCGCCGATCTGACGCTGGATACTGATGGCGCACGCCGCATCGGCGGCACTGTGGTGCTTGCGGCGGCGGGCGATGCCCCTGCGGACCCAACGCAAGGCAGCCGCCCAATCGGATTTCGCGCCGACCTGACCGGCGATATCACAGAACTGGTTGATCCGGTCTATCAACCTTTTTTCGGCCCCGATATGCGTGCCCGGCTGCACGGTCAGACCCGTGCCATGGGTGGTGTCATGATCGACGATCTGGCCCTCACGACGCAGGCACTGGATATCTCAGGCTTTGTGGAGGTTGCCGCCGGTGGGGCGTTGGAAAGCGCCGATTTGCGCGCCGATGTGACCCCGCCGCCCGGACAGGAGGCCGTTGTATTGCCGGTGGCAGGCGGCTCCACCACCGTCGCGGACCTGTCCCTGCGCGCGGAAAAACCGGCGGGAAGTGATTGGACCGTGGCCGCAAAAATGGAACGGCTCAACAATCCGGACCTACGTCTTGCCCGCGCTGAACTGGAGATGACCGGCACTCTGGATCAAACTCAGAGTCTGTCACTGGATGGGCAGATCGCGGCAGCGCTGACCGGACTGGTGCCCACAGATCCCGCGCTGGCTGAGGCTCTTGGCAGCGCTCTGACCTTTGACGGCCGGGTGACCACGGATGGCCCGGGGGCGCTGCGGATCACCGATATGCTGCTTTTGGGCACAGACTATGGTGCCACCGGTGCGATGACCATCGACGGGCTGGAAAGCGGGCTGCGGATTGCGGCCGATATCGAAGCCAACGCCCAGAACCTCGCCCGGTTCTCAGGCCTTGCAGGGCAATCGCTGGATGGGCGGATGACAGCCACCGCTGTTGGCTCTGCCACCCCGCTTTCGGGGGCGTTTGACATTGATCTGTCGGTGCTGGGGCAGGATCTCTCTGCCGGGCTAAAACCGGTTGACGATCTGATCGGCGGCACCACCACCATCGCACTGAAGGCCGCGCGCGATGAGGCCGGGCTGCGGATTGATCGGTTTGATCTGGACGCAAAGGCGCTGACCGCCCAAGCAAACGGGCAACTGGGCAGCACCTCTGGCCAGCTGTCTCTAGGGGCAACGTTGAAACAGCTGGAGAAGGTCCTGCCACAGGCCCCCGGCCCCTTAGCGTTCAGCGCCGAGATCACCCGTGACAACAAGACGTTCTCTGGCGTTGCAGAGCTGCGAGGGCCCAAATCCTCACGTGCAGAGCTGACCGGTCAGATGACGACCAACGGCGACGGCGATCTTCAGTTCGATGCGGCAATCAATGCGCTGGAACGCTTTGTGCCAACCCTTGCGGGCTCCCTGAGCGCCAAGGGCACCGCCAGCCGCCGCGCCGGGGTTTGGACCTTTGATGGCGCGGCAGAAGGACCGGCGGGATTGTCTGCGGATCTTGATGGCACGGTCTCAGAGAACAAAGGCGACGCCGATATCACCTTTGACGCGCTGGTGGCCGAAGTGCAGCGGTTTGTGCCCGGACTGCCGGGACGGTTGACCGCCGAGGGCACCGCGCGTCGCCGAGACGGGGTGTGGCAGATCAATAGCCGCGCCATTGGCCCGGCAGGTGTCACCAGCACCGTCGCGGGCAGCTGGGACGAGGTGCAGGGCCGCGCCGATATCGATGCCAAAGGGCAGTTGCGGCTGGAAGGGTTGAACCCGTTCATTTCCCCCAATCTGATCCGTGGCCCGGCACAATTTGATCTGTCTCTGAAGGGCGAGCCATCGCTTGCAAATCTGAGCGGTCAGATCCGCACCAGCGGTACCTCATTGGCCATTCCAGCCGCAGCGCAGCGGATCGACGCCATCAACGCAACAGTCTCTATCGCGCGATCCAGAGCCGATATTCAGCTGACAGCTGCGCCTCGTGATGGTGGCCAGCTGCGTGTTAGCGGACCGGTCGGATTAATCGCACCCTTTGATGCTCAATTGCAGATCGCCCTGGCCAATATCGGGCTGAGCGACCAACTCTCCTATGAAACCGAGCTGTCCGGTGCATTGACACTCTCCGGTGCTCTGATTGGTACCAACCGCCTGTCCGGGCGAATCGATGTCGGCGAGACCAACATCAACCTGGCCACCGCCGGCGGTTCTGTGACCGCCGCCCCAATCCCCGACATACGGCATCAGGGCGAACCCGCAGAGGTGCGCCGCACCCGTTCCTGGGCCGGTCTGATCGACAGCGGCAATGGTGGCAGCGGTGGGTCCGGCCGGACACTTCTGGATGTGCTAATCAGCGCGCCAAATCGCATCAATGCCCGTGGGCGCGGTGTACGCGCCGAACTGGGTGGCCAGATCCAGCTGCGTGGCAGCACCGCCAATCTGGCGCCCGCTGGCCAGATCAGCCTGATCCGGGGCACCTTCGATATTCTGGGACGGCGATTGGCGCTGGATGAGGGGCAGATCACTCTGCAGGGCGATTTGCGCCCCTACCTGCTGCTGCGCTCCTCCGCCGCAACCTCCGAAGGCACCGCGACGCTGGAGCTTTCCGGGCTGATTGATAGCCCCTCCATCAAAGTGACTTCCGACCCGGAACGTCCCAGCGAGGAGGCATTGGCGCTGTTGCTGTTCGGAGACAACATTCAGGATCTGTCCCCCTTGGCCTTGGCCCGACTGGCCGGATCGGTCGCCACCCTCAGTGGACGAGGTGGCAGCAATCGCGCCGAGGGCAAGCTGCGGGACGAGACCGGGGCCAGCAATGTGGAACTCGGGCTCGACAACCTTGGCGCGGGACTTCTGGATATCGGCGGCTATGTGTCCGAGAACGTTTATACCGATTTCAACGTTAACACCCGCGGCGACAGCGAGCTGAGCATCAACCTGGATGTCAGCAAAAGCCTGACCGTCACAGGCAAGGTTGATGGCGAGGGCGAAACCGGCGTTGGTCTCTTCTTCAAGCGCGATTATTGA
- a CDS encoding glucokinase, with the protein MGSDMTVLVGDVGGSNTRLALAGPEIGVTALQSFANDSFSSLDDVLAAYCTQPDLPPLAGACIAVAGPVYGNEYQLTNRNWQGTAAGLAQQLQLGAGARVDVINDLAALGHSLPALIPGQLSSLRAGHQRGTQALVAGIGTGFNVSLSVEGHTAEAEMGHTSLSAPVARGLTGILGERASEFATNEDLFSGRGLVRYHQALHGVAAEGGAQIVADYLADGDSPAGQTVTSWARLLGDFARELVPTYMPGQGIFFAGSVARGILGTPACEVFLNSFLQPATGVQSRCETTPLWLITDDAAGVSGAARFAIEKAGRGS; encoded by the coding sequence ATGGGCTCGGATATGACAGTGCTGGTTGGCGACGTGGGCGGCAGCAATACCCGGCTGGCCCTTGCCGGGCCTGAAATCGGGGTCACTGCCCTGCAGAGCTTTGCCAATGATAGCTTTTCCAGCCTTGATGATGTTCTGGCGGCCTATTGTACCCAGCCGGATCTGCCGCCGCTGGCTGGCGCCTGTATTGCCGTGGCAGGGCCGGTTTATGGCAATGAATATCAGCTGACCAACCGCAACTGGCAGGGCACTGCTGCGGGTCTTGCGCAGCAGTTGCAGCTTGGGGCAGGCGCACGGGTGGATGTGATCAACGATCTGGCCGCGCTTGGCCATTCGCTGCCTGCGCTGATCCCGGGCCAGCTGTCGTCGTTGCGTGCAGGGCATCAACGGGGGACGCAAGCGTTGGTGGCGGGCATCGGCACCGGCTTTAACGTGTCGCTGTCAGTAGAGGGTCACACCGCAGAGGCGGAGATGGGCCACACCAGCCTTTCGGCTCCTGTTGCGCGTGGTTTGACAGGTATACTCGGCGAGCGGGCAAGTGAATTTGCCACCAATGAAGACCTGTTCTCGGGGAGAGGGCTGGTGCGGTATCATCAGGCCTTGCACGGTGTTGCCGCTGAAGGTGGCGCGCAAATCGTGGCGGATTACCTCGCCGATGGTGACAGCCCTGCGGGCCAAACCGTCACCAGCTGGGCGCGGCTCTTGGGGGATTTTGCCCGCGAGCTGGTGCCAACCTATATGCCGGGGCAGGGGATTTTCTTTGCTGGCAGCGTGGCACGCGGCATTCTTGGCACCCCCGCCTGTGAGGTGTTCCTCAACAGTTTCCTGCAACCTGCAACCGGCGTGCAGAGCCGCTGTGAGACCACGCCGCTGTGGCTCATTACCGATGATGCCGCCGGCGTTAGCGGGGCCGCGCGTTTCGCGATTGAAAAAGCCGGTCGCGGCAGCTGA
- a CDS encoding glycosyltransferase family 2 protein: MTGTTDPSRTAAPVPTGPKAGRVLSRLAGWFDSKIGLPFDRLRFRISLRHLSGPRKIDLPREAVTVVALVRDGAYYLDVFLAHYRALGVSHFVFCDTGSTDGTLAQLAQEPDVTVLQSRLPWGRFENIFRGYAARKFSADRWCLFADMDEILEFEGQAQLGLSGLLRYLNQHEYSAMMAQMLEMFPQAPLRSVAQQSYPEVQRSFCHYDISAVCALDYHDPATGLGFFLSQNQIPDAPPPKMQFGGIRGAVFGERCCLSKHPLVFIGADIDPAMHPHVSAGVRVADTMAVLKHYKFANDPMARDQASLEAAAIPHGEDALRVAGFAKKPDLTLWSQTAQEYDGPETGPAALRKAGFLQVSARYLAEIAD; the protein is encoded by the coding sequence ATGACCGGCACGACAGATCCCTCCCGCACAGCGGCCCCGGTCCCGACCGGCCCAAAGGCTGGCCGGGTGCTGTCGCGCCTTGCAGGTTGGTTCGACAGCAAGATCGGCCTGCCGTTTGACCGGTTGCGCTTTCGCATCTCGCTCCGGCATCTGTCGGGACCTCGGAAAATTGACCTCCCGCGTGAGGCTGTGACCGTGGTCGCGCTGGTCCGGGATGGCGCCTATTACCTTGACGTGTTCCTGGCCCACTACCGCGCACTTGGGGTGTCGCATTTCGTTTTCTGTGACACCGGATCAACCGACGGCACGCTAGCGCAGCTGGCGCAGGAGCCGGATGTTACCGTGCTGCAATCCCGCCTCCCCTGGGGCCGGTTCGAGAATATCTTTCGCGGTTATGCAGCGCGCAAATTCTCTGCGGATCGTTGGTGTCTTTTTGCCGATATGGACGAGATCCTTGAATTCGAGGGACAGGCCCAGCTCGGCTTGAGCGGACTTCTGCGCTATCTCAACCAGCATGAATACAGCGCGATGATGGCCCAGATGCTGGAGATGTTCCCGCAGGCCCCGCTGCGGTCGGTGGCGCAGCAATCCTACCCTGAGGTGCAGCGGAGTTTTTGCCACTATGATATCAGCGCTGTCTGCGCCTTGGACTATCATGATCCGGCGACTGGCTTGGGTTTCTTCCTGTCCCAAAACCAGATCCCCGATGCGCCCCCGCCCAAGATGCAGTTTGGCGGCATACGTGGTGCTGTCTTCGGGGAGCGCTGTTGCCTGAGCAAACACCCGCTGGTGTTTATCGGCGCTGACATCGACCCGGCGATGCATCCACATGTGTCGGCCGGCGTCCGGGTTGCGGACACGATGGCCGTGCTGAAACACTATAAATTCGCCAATGATCCGATGGCACGGGATCAGGCTTCACTGGAAGCAGCCGCCATCCCCCATGGTGAGGATGCGCTGCGGGTTGCGGGCTTTGCCAAGAAGCCTGATCTGACATTGTGGTCGCAAACTGCGCAGGAATACGATGGCCCCGAAACCGGACCTGCAGCGCTGCGCAAGGCCGGGTTTCTGCAGGTTTCGGCGCGCTATCTAGCGGAGATTGCGGACTAA